From Rana temporaria chromosome 5, aRanTem1.1, whole genome shotgun sequence:
TTATTGCTATGTTTTTTGACAggagttttgcttttaaataatcacatttaatttattttttgacagGAGCAGTTGCCATTCCCTTGTATATTCCATACCTAATGACTGGAAAGTGGATGTTGGGGGCATTTCTTTGCAAACTTTGGTTAGTAGTAGACTACACCATGTGCACAGCTTCAGCATTAAATGTGGCTCTAATCAGTTATGACAGATTTCTTTGTGTCACCATGGCTGTAAGTATCCCACCTATGATGTATTAGCTGTGTCGATTAACCAcctgccaaccagccgccgcagtaaGGCAACATGGCTCGGCTGGCCGAAACTTTGTTATGTTACGTtgcttcgccctgtggccactaggggtgcgtgcgtaccctagtgttaaccccggttaacccctagtgttaaccccttccctgccagtgaagtttttacagcgatcagtgcctttttatagcactgatcgctgtaaaattgtcaatggacccaaaaatgtgtcaaaagtaaccaatgtgtctgccataatgtcgcagtcctcataaaaattgcagatcgccgccattattagtaaaaaaaaaaataataataaaaatgccatgattctatcccctattttgaagaagctataacttttgcttattgcgatttttttttacaaaaaatatgtagaagaatacatatcggcctaaactgaggaaaataatagttaaaaaaatgggatatttattatagcaaaaagtcaaagatattgtgggttttttttcaaaattgtcgctgttcttttgtttatagcgcaaaaaatataaccggcagaggtgatcaaataccaccaaaacaaagctctatttgtggtaaaaaaaggacgcaaattttgtttggcccgtgcaattgtctgttaaagggacgcagtgccgaattgtaaaaaagtgctctggtcaggaagggggtaaaatcttctggggctgaagcggttaaagggatatatatttttagatatgCCTCTAAAATAAATCAGTTTGATGTAAATAATATCAGTTTCTGTGTATAGTTTATAATCATATACTGTAACTACATGTGGGCAGTCATATTTGCTTATTACACACCCAGGCCCTACTTCCTACTTTTTAGTGCTATATAATAGTTGCACGTCACTGCTCCTTTTCACAATGCAAATCTTTAAGTCGTCCGAACAAATGAAAGATATGGCTTTCCTGTGTCACCCTAACAGTTTTTAAGCAAGGAAGATAGAtgaccataatatatatatataataccgaGCTACCTCTAGTTGCTAATGTACAAAATTACCCTGTAAAAGAAGACACAATACTTTCACGTGCTGCTACCCATTGCTCATGCTATGTGAAGAGCTGTTTACATGGATTCACAGTTTGAAATACAAAAAATCAAGCTCCACAAAGTTTTGGTCCTCTAGTAGTCACTGAAGCCCTGTCTCAATCTCCAAACTACTCATCCATTTCCTTTGATTAGCAGTAGATGCTGCTTTGAAAGCATCTACAGAATTCATTGGAATTATTTCTGCAGCCAGTTGTCTGAAATTAAAGGGTTTTAGTAGAAGATAGGGAGCTCAACGATCCCTCTTTGTAGATAGCATGGTATTAACACTCACTATGCTACTATCAAAATTTTACAATTATTGATGATAAAAcagacatcagagtcccccaagaaagttaaaaaaacttggattgtgagcataattcgtcccGGAAacaagcttgtaatccaaagcactcgtatatcaaagcgaatttccccataagaaataatggaatttCAGATGTTTtaatccacaaccatttattcataaaaaaattataacagctatacaaaatacaatataaagtATGCATTGCTTTACTtcatccatcagctcatcccccacagctattaaagaggagttccacccaaaaatggaacttcctcttaacccactcctctcccccttacatgccacagttggcacgtaattttttttggggggggggagtgggggcttcaggagaaggggacttcctgtcccacttcctccttccgccaaaggggctgcaaaggcaatacctcatatcgccttttggcagcccctccctgtaggcgatcgcctgggacacgtgacaggtcccaggcgatcacctgtccaatcaaacagcgcagcgccacgCGCATGTgtagtgccgctcgcgcatgcgcagtgggtgcccggccgtgaagccgaaagctgtcacggccgggtgcccacagtgacaatgaagacgccggccggggaggtggggggggggaggagcggacccccggccggcgcgtcgctggaacgctggagcaggtaagtgtcagtttattaaaagccagcagctacactttttgtagctgctgacttttaataaactttaaaaatgggtggaaaacccctttaagttttgtaTTAATTGACCctcctttttagattgtaagctctaatgatccGCCctttgattcctcttgtaccaaattgtaatgtaactgtaatgtctgccttcattttgttaagtgatgctcaaactgttggcgctatataaatcctgtataataataataaagtatactgcaaaaataaaacaaatttaccTGCAgttcaggagctacagagtataaaagagaagagttaGGCGGTTCACACTGCCCTGACCTGAAAGTCAGCAGGTCTTTGCCAGACAACTTCGATGCAACTTCGAAGCAACTTCAGGGAATGCCTGGGTAACATTCCTGTAATGTaggatccaaatcacatcaattaagataaggatccgacttgtaggcaacttctaCTAAACTCTATGGGCACAAGTCGGTTAgcagtcaccttgaagtagtacaggaacattTTCTAAAGCCGGAGCGACTCATTGACCAACATAGGATTTCATATGTCACGCAAGTCTCACAAGTCGGCTCCCAAGTCGCGGCAGTGTAAAGtgagcctaatgcctcgtacacacgatcgcgatttccgacaagaaaacgtgTTTTCAGCATGAAAACGGCTGAAAattttcttgcatacacacggtcactcaaatcttggctgaaattccgaacgtcaggaacgcggtgacgtacaacacgtacgacgagccgagatcaattaaGTTCAatgggcagttcggctcttctgcttgattctgagcatgcactttttttgcgcatcgtaattgcatacagacgaatgcGATTCGTGATAGGactttttcctgtcacgaaaattgagatcctgctctcaatcttttcttggcaagaaaactaacagaaaaagtgtgatggagcatacacacggttggttttcctgacaaaaacctcacatcgcacttttcctgtcaggaaaaccgatcgtgtgtacgaggcattatactcagttgtgaagtGACGCTACTCGTATTGCAAGACCTCGCTCGTTTATCAAgttaaaatttacaaaaaaatgttgcTCATCTTGTGAAACACTCGCGGACCAAGTTACGCACAATCCAAGCTTTTACGATACTTTCTCCCTTACAAATACAAATCACAATTtacaacatatactgtatacttggaagtgcagtcgctgtagatccgagggggacatgcaaggaaaataaaaagcagcattttagcttgcacatgattggataataaaaccagcagagcttcccctaatttcagatctaaccctcagatttacagcgactgcacttccaagtgcactttgtacttgtagtttgcacttgtggttcaaagtggattcgcctttcgtaatatatatatatatatatatatatatatatatatatatatataaatacgtgTTATTAACCAAGAATTGTTTGACTTCTCATGCGAGAGTCACACATCCTCTGGTAGGCCTCAGTGTATTATTTGGTGAAGGACACAGGGTGCTTCACATGTGAAGAGTCACATGGAATCACGTTTCATCACTTGAATATGTGGATCATTGATTTTAACTTATATATTATGGATATTCACATCATGGATTGTTATTGTGTGAAAACAGCACATATTGCACAGAATTTTCTCAGACTTGTATATTATTTGATGAATTgttaaaatgacacattttatttgatattttttgagGAACAGCTCAATGTTTGTGTAATGTATTAacaattgtgacaggaagtcaggtaaatcggtgggtgttgtcacagacgggacatacatttctgccttgtttagacaatacaccaattgttattaggcgtcggctgcaaatgtagccagaaaaggtctaagggtgtTGGaggacttcagctgttcagaatgaggcaattaggcctctataagtagtccagaggattaccactgaattctgagtctttgtgagtaaggagagcagtgccagaaagtcttctggggaggtgaggagaggattgatttttctgtgtgataaaaatcaaaagactattgtttttctgctgtatgaccagcagtgtctgcccagcactagactGTGCCAGaccccatagataggttcctgtgtggaaggtagacgccccaagtggccagggtttattttatgtttgattttgtttatgctgtttggatgcttgcacttgtttccagcaagatggaagaataaaccaaaatctttgttttcaaccgtcttcgactgcctgtctgtataaattcagtgtgtggtgaacccatccaaggggtctcacaccccgctaccgagctaaaccCCTTACACAATTTACAACATGACAGACCAAAACAGACATCTGTTCTAGATATTTCTGATTTATGTTCCATCTTGGGAGTTCTTCATCAGTGATATATAATTTTGTAGGATTGCAATGATAAGAGACTTTGATATGAAATAGTGTTTTCTTTATTCCAGGTATTTTACCGCTCCCTGCAAAACAGACACAGTCAGACTGTCCTAAGGATGGCCatggtctggatactttccttccttctctacAGCCCTGCTATTCTTTTATGGGACAGTATTGTTGACTACACATACATTTCTGAGGGCCTATGTATTGCTGGATTCCATTACAACTACTACTTCCTGCTGGTTACATCATCAATTGATTTTGCCCTTCCATtttttagtattttatttttcaatatgaGTATCTACTGGAATATTTCCAAACGCAACAGGAAGAAGCGTCAATCTTCTGTTCTTTTGTTTTCAGGAGAAAAGGGAGAAAACagcggcccacatattgtagcAACCAATACAGTTCTGTTTTCTGCTCAGTCCGCTATGGAAGGTGACTGTAAAGCACATCTAAAGAGAAAGGTTAACATCCCTAGTTTTTTTCGACAACGCTGTGGAAGAATAAACTTGACTACCATGGAAAATGATCCTGCTCATATGAGGGAAAAACAGCTAATACTTAAACTATCCAAAGACAAGAAAGTTGCAAAATCACTAGCTGTTCTGGTTTGCATATTCGCTGTATGTTGGGCCCCCTACACATTCCTCAATAGTATTCGTGCAGCCTGCCATGGCTACTGTATTGATTACTATTTGTATGAGGTCACATTTTGGCTTCTATGGATGAATTCAGCAATTAACCCAATTCTCTACCCACTGTGCCATAAACAGTTTAGAAAGGCTTTTCTAAAAGTTTTTATACACATTTGGTTGAGGAAAGTTGAAGGATAAGACACATGATGAGGAAAAGCAATGGAACCTAAGTGGGCATAAAATATTGTCAGACACAAACTATAACTGAGATCAAAAATATCAAAAGCTATTACATATTCAAGGGAAGAAGGGTgggtggaaaaaatatgtttttttacgtttttagccaatttttatttttcactttgaaAAGTGAGGAAGTTACGTGACACACCATTTACACAAATAAGAATATCCAAATGCTCCATAAAAGATAATCCTACTttcaaaacaaataaaacaaaacaaacaggagactaaaaaaatttaacaaaaacgAAGAGCATGAAGAAAAGAATAATTCAAATAAATCAAtcaaaaaatcaataaatcaatcaaaaagaatataaatatatggtggaaaagaaagaagagaaaagaaataaagaaaggaaaTACACAGATAAATTAAGTAATAATGCAAATCATTATAAAGCCTAAGACATACAGACTGTATTGAATAATGAATATTATAGCTCATAATCACAGACTGTATGCACACGACAATAATATGAGTAAATTTACACAACTTCCCAACCACATCTGTCACAACAACTAAGCATTATGAGGAAGAGGTGCCAAGAGGGGGATGGTGGGCTCAAACATGGCCCCAAAAGACGGGGTCACGCATTCTGCCAGTGCCCAAGGGGGGTGTCTCCAAAGCTACTCATAAAAGTGTATGACATCCCATTCAAAGTTGAGACTGTGTGGAGTGCGAGTCTGGAGATGGAAAATCTAGTACACCTCGCTCCGGCACAGTACCCAGAAAGCATCCCCCCCTCTTTGGAACCCTAATCCTGTCAATCACCTGGACTTGCATTAATGACTTATCTCCCCCAGTTCCACTGTCAGTCAGAAGGAATTTGACATCACTGCATTTTACAATTGTAACACCAGTTATGCGGTATCACCTGTAGTCCACGTCCAGTAAGTGGGGAGAACTATGAGGCGCTTACGAGACAGGTTCTATGAACACATATACAATGTAGATAAGAACAAATCTACTAATGTAGCAAAGCAATTCAACTTGTGTCATAGGGGAGATAAGTCATAAATGCAGGTCCAGGTGATCGACAGGATTATGGTTCTGGGGGGGCTGCTTTCCTGCTACTGTCCCGGATAGAGGTGCACTTGATTTTCTATCTCCAGACTTCTCTCGTATCAAGTAGGATATTCTTATTTGTATAAATGGTTGCAATTATTCACTACTTGTATGGGTTCATTTTTCACTTCTGACAAATGCTTTTATGCAAACAGTAAAGGCAGGGGGAGCTATTACTGGTACTGCCCGACACCTGCTCAGGTGTGGGAGGAACTATTTTAGAAGTACCAGTATAGCTTCCCTGGGTTATGATTAAGCACAATGTTCTGTGAAACGCGTAAACCAACTGTATCTGCTACTGTTCAGTGTGTGTCACTTTGGAATAATACATTAAATGGACTCAGGTTTAGGCGTGATGTGCAGCTATTCCTTTCTTTAAAATAATGGTGCTGATATAGAGAAATTTTTTGGCACAGGTAATGGATACTTGAAGGAAACTTGAATTTTCACAGAATGTTTTGGGAACATAAAAAGTTTTTTGCTCATTTCTAAAGATGCTAGTAGCTTAATAAAATGTACACAACCTCCTCAGGCATCGGTGATGTAAGATAGACCAAAACAGATTAGTAACAGCCTGGTTTCTTGAGAGGGAGGTACTTCTCGCACCCCTAGCACCTGCCTATTACAGTAATGCAAAAAGGAATGCCAAGACAACTACCCTCATTCCTGGCCATAAGGATAAGAAAGCCACCAACCGAGTCAAAATGTAGCCTCCGTCTACCTCATCCTGCATGAATCCACAGCCAGTTGGGATCAGTAATCTATAGGTCGGAAGATGGATAGAGTTGGCATGTGAGCAGGGTAGTACCTGTTCAAGATCCCTTGGCTGGACATGACACTACTCCTAACTGGCCTACTTGGGATAATGCGTCCAGGCCTACCAGACAACCACAAACAGCTGAAAGCCCGAAAAACATTTTCAACTCTCATGGACTGAATAATGATGCTCGTGGAGTTCCTAGACTCCTGACTGACCCTGTACATTACAATGTTATCAAGTTTTAATgtgtaaaaaggggggggggggtttgtgtatTTGTTAAATTCTATGTATTGTAATGGTATGATATTTTAGCTTTTAGAAATAGTGGGAGGAGTCAGAGCAGGAAGTTTGTGTGATTAATAAGGTAAATCTGTAGAGCACAACACCACCAAGAATAAAAAACAACTgataagaaaaggaaggaaatgtTCCAAGGGTGCAGAAATAACAACATTAAAAGTGGAACACGCTAAGAACATTATTGAATAAAGAAAAACCGaaggaaataaaacaaagttccacATGCATGTGCTATAGTTAATATAAAAACCTTTAAGAATGCTGGAGCACCCTCCTAAAGGGAATAGAACTAGCAAgtacttaaagtggctgtaaacccttacacatatacccagtgaagtgactggtctcaggtgatgcatagagatgaaacaaatcctcctctaTAATTTGTGCTTGTTtacctgcagtcttctcttccctaCATCCATTTAAAGTCCAtactttataaagcttgtctgagctgtcagaaaaaaggcaGAGAGTTGGTTGGAGTCAAGGCACCCCCCTCATACAACACACAGGATCAGAGCTGAAGCTGTCAATCAGCTGAAGCTCTCTCCCCTGTCACTGTTTTATCTCTTAATGTCAAGAAAGCATATCAGAAGTGAATCATGCTAATAGCAGAGGaacgaggcagcagacagaaattacatggTATGGGGGTCCTGGTTGTATCAATgctaatttttctttttaaagaattgtttttttaagagcagtgattttaacggcTCCTGGACCGCCCCATGTACATTTCCTGTGGCAGGGCAGCCTGGGTGcacaaaatgtatgtatgtgaTTTCATGCATGCAGTTTAGGGGGTGCGTGTGCGCTGCCGGCACGCCGCTCCTGCTGTGAtaggacacagtgggagccaatcagtggttcCGGCAGCTGCAATGGCCATCATGATATGTCCATCATTCACAGGAGAAAACAAAGCAAGAGATCGTGTTTCAGCTAAGCTGTCTTTTCCTCCAGTTAattcactccccccacagttagaaacacctcccagggaacacatttaacctcttgatcaccCATGTAGTTAAccactttcctgccagtgtcatttatacagggatcggtgaatttttttagcactgtattggtgtcactgatccccaaaaagtgttactttttttgtctgctgcaatgctgcagtcccgctaaaaatcacagatcgctgccattaccagtaaaaacaatacaaaaaattaaaagtccctaaatcaatcccctattttgtagacgctttaactttgcGGAAACATAAACATacacttattggtattttttttaccaaaaatatgtagcagaatacctatatgcctaaattgatgaagacattattttttttttatttttttttggacatgtattatagcaaaaagtaaaaaatataatttttttttcaaaattggcagtcttttttgtttatagcacaaacaatataaaacgcagaggtgatcaaataccaccaaaagaaatctctatttgtggggaaaaaaggacatcaatttgttAGGCTATCATGGACTTTAATGGTATTGTACTGTATAAGGACTTCAAACACATgggtagatataaaaaaaaaatatatatataattgtcaatgttttgtgtggccacctctattttccatcactgccttaaccctcttggccaTGGAGTtcgccagagcttcacaggttgccactggagttctcttaCACTCTTCCACGAGGACATCACGGatctggtgaatgttagagaccttgtgctcctccaccttccgtttaaggatgccccacagatgttcaatagtgtttaggtctgaagacatggagacatgcttggccagtccatcacctttaacctcagcttctttagcaaggcagcggtcgtcttggaggtgtgtttggggttattatcatgttggaataattccctgcggcccagtctctgaaggaagggggatcatgctctgtttcagtatgtcacagtacatgttggcattcatggttccttcaatgaactgtagctcccacgTGATGGcagaactcatgcagccccagaccacgacactcccaccaccatgcttgactgtaggcaagacacacttgtctttgtactcctttggttgccgccacacgcttgacaccatctgaaccaaatacgtttggtctcatcagaccacaggacatggttccagtagtccatgtccttagtcttcttgtcttcagcaaactgtttgcgggttttcttgtgcatcatatcTAGAAGATATcaagaagaggcttcctttttggatgacagccatgcagaacaatttgatgcagtgtgtggtgtatggtctgaacactgacaggctgtccccccaccccttcaacctctgcagcaattctgacagcactcatacgtctttttcccaaagacaacctctggatatgatgctcagcatgcgcactcaacttctttggtcaaccatggcaaggcctgttttgagtggaacctgttaaaccactgtttggtcttggccacagtgctgcagctcagtttcagggtcttgacaatcttcttatagcctaggccctctttatgtagcgcaacttttttttttttctgatccttaagagagttctttgctatgaggtgccatgtttaactaatgaccagtatgagaaagtgagagcaataacaccacatttaacatacctgctccccattcatacctgagaccttgtaacactaacaaatcgcatgacactgggagggaaaatggctaattgaacCCAATTTGGATAAAATATAATATAGGGAACT
This genomic window contains:
- the LOC120941267 gene encoding histamine H3 receptor-like, whose protein sequence is MVTFNYSNQIINNLNDTNEAANVELQFSEGITYIIIMLISVLIFITVFGNILVMVAFIIDKRLRTQSNFFLLNLAICDLLLGAVAIPLYIPYLMTGKWMLGAFLCKLWLVVDYTMCTASALNVALISYDRFLCVTMAVFYRSLQNRHSQTVLRMAMVWILSFLLYSPAILLWDSIVDYTYISEGLCIAGFHYNYYFLLVTSSIDFALPFFSILFFNMSIYWNISKRNRKKRQSSVLLFSGEKGENSGPHIVATNTVLFSAQSAMEGDCKAHLKRKVNIPSFFRQRCGRINLTTMENDPAHMREKQLILKLSKDKKVAKSLAVLVCIFAVCWAPYTFLNSIRAACHGYCIDYYLYEVTFWLLWMNSAINPILYPLCHKQFRKAFLKVFIHIWLRKVEG